In the genome of Bacillus sp. S3, one region contains:
- a CDS encoding magnesium transporter CorA family protein encodes MEKWIGTNKWKWVQLNQTDMNHLEREVERDGYTESWLEQVQENTTNCLRVDCLENGEKAVKGSIIYKQHFAREDDNKIFHFYLTTHKLVTINLELETDQQVLAQQLARTKNAVDGFLFFLGELMNEMLVEIDQFEKALKTLIWSVRKRNETSILELVYTRRHELLVCKNLLIPIKEVKMAIEEINLHGSGSEEIYNSTSKRIERARVLLNEYEHELDSIINLEEVISSHRGNEIMKTLTVMTTIFTPVMAFGALWGMNFKNMPELGWRFGYIFSIVMIIISTLLLYGYLRYKGWTGDLLKGKKKGSFFK; translated from the coding sequence ATGGAAAAATGGATTGGGACGAACAAGTGGAAATGGGTGCAGCTGAACCAAACGGACATGAACCATCTCGAGCGGGAGGTTGAGCGGGATGGCTATACGGAATCCTGGCTTGAGCAGGTTCAGGAGAATACGACCAACTGCCTCCGGGTGGACTGCTTGGAAAATGGGGAAAAGGCGGTAAAAGGGTCAATTATCTATAAACAACATTTTGCCAGGGAGGACGATAATAAAATATTTCATTTTTATTTGACGACCCATAAGCTGGTGACGATTAATCTTGAATTGGAAACGGATCAGCAAGTGCTTGCCCAACAATTAGCCAGAACGAAAAATGCCGTTGACGGCTTTTTATTTTTCCTCGGGGAGCTGATGAATGAGATGCTAGTGGAGATTGATCAGTTTGAGAAGGCCCTCAAAACGCTGATTTGGAGCGTGCGTAAGCGGAATGAAACGAGCATTCTTGAACTTGTCTATACACGAAGGCATGAGCTTTTGGTGTGTAAAAATCTTCTGATTCCGATTAAGGAGGTCAAAATGGCGATTGAGGAAATCAATCTGCACGGCAGCGGCAGTGAGGAAATTTATAATAGTACTTCTAAACGGATTGAGCGGGCGAGGGTGCTGCTGAACGAGTATGAACATGAGCTCGATTCGATTATTAATTTAGAGGAGGTCATTTCTTCCCATCGCGGCAACGAGATTATGAAAACCTTGACGGTGATGACGACGATCTTTACCCCGGTTATGGCCTTTGGGGCGTTATGGGGGATGAATTTCAAAAATATGCCGGAGCTTGGTTGGCGGTTCGGCTATATTTTTTCGATTGTAATGATCATCATCTCCACGCTGCTTTTATATGGCTATTTAAGATACAAGGGCTGGACCGGCGACCTGTTGAAAGGGAAAAAGAAGGGCTCATTTTTCAAATAG
- a CDS encoding TrkA C-terminal domain-containing protein, with protein sequence MLLFLSIYSVIIWAVIEIFVILFRLTGLKVEVSRFQVISLMTGTGFTTGESELILGHPVRRRLASFLILFGAFSLAVIISSISQFLSEGLRTKEILSAAAIAIAVFGILKLHGVQRLLERGFTGKITRKIELADLPMRDVFLKNKEDTLVDLHIYEDSELANRTLNEVAEDHDNLGLIALLIKRGDVRIVKNIYDTPIQEGDQILLFGPEKVISKTFVHDIQLMEEKQKKLHNSSEELP encoded by the coding sequence ATGCTTCTCTTTTTAAGCATCTATTCGGTTATCATTTGGGCCGTGATTGAAATTTTTGTGATTTTATTTCGTCTAACAGGGCTGAAAGTGGAGGTCTCCCGCTTCCAGGTCATTTCGTTGATGACCGGAACCGGCTTTACGACCGGTGAATCCGAGCTGATCTTGGGTCACCCGGTTCGCCGAAGGCTGGCGAGCTTTCTGATTCTGTTTGGCGCCTTTTCCCTCGCGGTAATCATCTCGTCGATTAGTCAGTTTCTTTCCGAAGGGCTTCGGACGAAGGAAATTTTATCAGCCGCCGCCATTGCCATCGCTGTTTTTGGCATTCTAAAGCTGCACGGCGTCCAACGATTGTTAGAGCGGGGTTTTACAGGAAAAATCACGCGAAAGATCGAGCTTGCCGACCTGCCAATGCGGGATGTTTTTTTGAAAAATAAAGAAGATACCTTAGTCGATTTGCATATATATGAAGATTCGGAGCTTGCTAATCGTACATTAAATGAAGTCGCTGAGGATCATGACAACCTGGGGCTAATCGCCTTGTTGATCAAACGCGGCGATGTGAGAATTGTGAAAAATATCTATGACACCCCCATCCAGGAAGGCGATCAGATTTTGTTATTTGGACCTGAAAAGGTCATATCCAAAACGTTTGTGCACGATATTCAGCTAATGGAGGAAAAACAGAAAAAGCTGCATAATTCTTCCGAGGAACTGCCTTAG
- a CDS encoding hemolysin family protein, which produces MLLINLLAIALLIVFTGFFVAIEFAIVKVRTSRIDQLIMEGKKGAAAAKKVVTHLDEYLSACQLGITVTALGLGWLGEPTVEKLFHPLLAALRMNEAVTHLVSFLLAFAIVTFIHVVAGELAPKTVAIQRAEMITLLFAKPIIFFYKIMYPFIWALNNSARVLVGLFGIKPASEHELAHSEEELRILLAESYQSGEINKNEWKYVNNIFEFDERVAKEIMVPRTEMSCLSVEDSIQDVVQTMKEEKFTRYPVMEGDKDHIIGVMNVKMFLTSKLMNKGAYQNWKIKSYIQPVIRVIETIPIHDLLIRMQMERTHMAILLDEYGGTSGLVTVEDIIEEIVGEVRDEFDADEVPEIRKVSTAGSGTGEAGKNYIVDAKVSISEVNELLGTQLTADDVDTIGGWFLTQNTASQLGELVDAEGYSFKIHEADGYHIMYLEIKKD; this is translated from the coding sequence TTGCTCTTAATCAATTTATTGGCGATTGCATTGTTGATTGTCTTTACGGGTTTCTTTGTTGCGATAGAATTTGCGATTGTCAAAGTGCGGACATCGCGGATTGACCAACTGATTATGGAAGGGAAGAAAGGCGCTGCCGCGGCGAAAAAGGTCGTGACCCACCTTGATGAATATTTATCGGCCTGCCAGCTTGGCATCACGGTGACAGCATTGGGGCTTGGCTGGCTTGGGGAGCCGACAGTGGAAAAATTGTTCCATCCGCTGCTCGCAGCACTGCGCATGAATGAAGCGGTGACACATCTTGTCTCATTTTTACTGGCCTTCGCCATCGTGACCTTTATCCATGTCGTCGCCGGAGAATTGGCGCCAAAAACGGTAGCGATCCAGCGAGCGGAAATGATTACGCTGCTGTTCGCCAAACCAATCATCTTCTTTTATAAAATCATGTATCCGTTTATTTGGGCGTTAAACAATTCGGCCCGCGTGCTCGTCGGTCTGTTTGGTATAAAGCCGGCGTCTGAGCATGAATTGGCGCACTCGGAGGAAGAGCTGCGGATTCTTCTGGCAGAAAGCTATCAAAGCGGGGAGATTAACAAAAATGAGTGGAAATATGTCAACAATATTTTTGAATTTGACGAGCGTGTCGCTAAAGAAATCATGGTGCCGCGCACGGAAATGAGCTGCCTCTCAGTTGAAGATTCGATTCAGGACGTCGTGCAAACGATGAAGGAGGAAAAATTCACCCGCTATCCGGTGATGGAGGGGGATAAAGATCATATTATAGGCGTAATGAACGTGAAAATGTTTTTAACTTCTAAACTGATGAACAAGGGTGCCTATCAAAATTGGAAAATAAAATCCTATATCCAGCCTGTCATTCGGGTTATTGAAACCATCCCGATTCACGACCTGTTGATCCGAATGCAAATGGAGCGGACCCATATGGCGATCCTGCTCGATGAATATGGCGGCACATCCGGGCTGGTGACAGTCGAAGATATCATCGAAGAAATCGTCGGCGAGGTGCGGGATGAATTTGATGCCGATGAAGTGCCTGAGATTCGCAAGGTTTCCACTGCCGGATCTGGGACTGGAGAAGCGGGTAAGAACTATATCGTTGATGCGAAAGTGAGCATTTCGGAGGTAAATGAGCTGCTCGGCACGCAGTTAACTGCCGATGATGTCGATACCATCGGCGGCTGGTTCCTGACACAAAACACCGCAAGTCAATTGGGGGAGTTAGTGGATGCGGAAGGGTATTCCTTCAAAATCCATGAAGCGGACGGCTATCACATTATGTATCTGGAAATTAAAAAAGATTGA
- a CDS encoding DUF3231 family protein codes for MYRGECQSTGKEDLPAPMSWDSAVTDSTTRVFSDKLIMFHVSAMVAAGIGNFGMAMAASPRRDLGTKYASLIPEISLYAEDGANIMIKHGWLEEPPQADDREDLVKG; via the coding sequence ATTTACAGAGGAGAATGTCAATCCACGGGTAAAGAGGACTTACCGGCGCCAATGAGTTGGGATTCGGCTGTCACAGATAGTACAACACGTGTTTTTTCCGACAAGCTGATCATGTTTCATGTATCAGCAATGGTTGCAGCAGGGATCGGAAATTTTGGCATGGCAATGGCTGCAAGTCCTAGAAGGGATTTAGGTACGAAATATGCGTCATTAATCCCGGAAATTTCCCTTTACGCGGAGGATGGAGCCAATATCATGATCAAACACGGCTGGCTGGAGGAGCCGCCGCAGGCAGATGACCGTGAGGATTTGGTGAAGGGGTAG
- a CDS encoding CsbD family protein, with amino-acid sequence MNEDKLKGSVDQVKGEAKEQWGKLTDDRSTEAEGKWDKAKGKVKEGVGEVKEKVKDKLD; translated from the coding sequence ATGAACGAGGACAAATTAAAAGGCAGCGTGGACCAGGTGAAAGGCGAAGCGAAAGAGCAATGGGGCAAATTAACGGACGACCGTTCAACAGAAGCGGAAGGTAAGTGGGATAAAGCAAAGGGTAAAGTGAAGGAAGGCGTCGGCGAAGTAAAGGAAAAAGTGAAGGATAAACTCGACTAA
- a CDS encoding NADH-quinone oxidoreductase subunit M encodes MNLHSVLSILVFSPILGIIVLAFMPKQSEKAIKLVGFLATLPALFLALAAYLHFQWGKDLADFAVSKAWIQFRGLGVQEPFFAVNYELGLSGFQLLLVVLTAIVATLSAIAAARFVKKEWKGYFMLFLLLEIGMLGVFTAENLILFFIFFEVTLIPTFFLIGKWGYFEKEKAAYSFLIYNGLGSAVLLIVIMILFAKTGTTNIDLLTQMMADPSAPLSSDLKMGLLIGLLIAFGVKLPIFPLHSWMLKVHVQAPPSVVMIHSGILLKIGAYGLIRFGMGIFPEQFGTLATLIAILGVINLLYGAFLAFIQTDFKMVLAYSSISHMGIVLIGLAALNEAGVQGAIFQVVSHGLISALLFFLVGVLYERTDTSLIENLGGMAKGMPIAAGFLLAGGMASLGLPGMSGFVSEFMAFLGLFQGLPWIAAVGTIGIIMTAAYLLRAVLGITYGKSHREFTGVLDLKGVEFVPVVVLMALIVLIGVYPSVLSSPLQTTLETIMLGLGG; translated from the coding sequence ATGAATTTACATTCCGTTCTATCAATCCTAGTATTCTCCCCAATACTCGGAATCATCGTTTTGGCCTTCATGCCGAAACAATCAGAAAAAGCAATCAAACTAGTCGGTTTCTTAGCGACGCTGCCGGCATTATTCTTGGCGCTCGCGGCCTATCTCCATTTTCAATGGGGCAAGGACCTCGCTGACTTTGCGGTCTCAAAAGCGTGGATCCAATTTCGCGGACTAGGCGTTCAAGAGCCGTTTTTTGCGGTGAATTATGAGCTAGGCCTCAGCGGCTTTCAACTGCTGCTCGTGGTCCTGACTGCCATCGTCGCGACACTATCAGCGATTGCCGCTGCACGGTTTGTGAAAAAGGAATGGAAAGGCTACTTCATGCTGTTCCTTCTTTTAGAAATCGGCATGCTTGGCGTCTTTACCGCTGAGAACTTAATCCTGTTCTTCATCTTTTTCGAGGTGACCCTCATCCCAACGTTCTTCTTAATCGGAAAATGGGGCTATTTTGAAAAAGAAAAAGCGGCTTACAGCTTCTTAATTTATAACGGTTTAGGATCAGCCGTGCTCCTGATCGTCATCATGATTCTGTTCGCAAAAACAGGTACAACAAATATCGACTTATTGACACAAATGATGGCCGACCCAAGCGCACCGCTTTCGAGCGACCTGAAAATGGGACTTCTTATTGGCCTATTGATTGCGTTTGGTGTTAAACTGCCAATTTTCCCATTGCACAGCTGGATGCTGAAGGTGCACGTTCAAGCACCGCCATCCGTTGTTATGATCCACTCTGGGATTCTATTAAAAATTGGTGCGTACGGCTTAATTCGTTTTGGAATGGGGATTTTTCCCGAGCAGTTTGGAACCCTTGCGACGCTGATCGCGATTCTTGGGGTCATCAACCTCCTCTACGGGGCATTCCTGGCGTTCATTCAAACAGATTTTAAAATGGTTTTGGCTTATTCATCGATTTCCCACATGGGCATTGTGCTCATCGGACTTGCGGCGTTAAACGAGGCCGGGGTGCAGGGAGCGATTTTCCAAGTAGTGTCGCACGGCTTGATTTCGGCGTTATTGTTCTTCCTCGTCGGCGTCCTGTACGAGCGGACCGATACATCTTTAATCGAAAATCTCGGCGGTATGGCGAAGGGGATGCCGATTGCCGCAGGCTTCCTGCTTGCAGGCGGGATGGCGTCACTCGGACTTCCTGGTATGTCCGGATTCGTCAGCGAATTTATGGCCTTCCTTGGCCTGTTCCAGGGATTGCCGTGGATTGCTGCTGTCGGAACGATTGGAATTATTATGACAGCTGCCTACTTGCTGCGCGCCGTTCTCGGCATCACTTATGGCAAGTCGCACCGTGAATTCACCGGCGTGCTTGACTTAAAAGGTGTGGAATTCGTGCCTGTCGTTGTTCTTATGGCTTTAATCGTGTTAATCGGTGTTTATCCAAGTGTTCTAAGCTCTCCGCTGCAAACTACACTGGAAACCATCATGCTAGGGTTAGGAGGGTGA
- a CDS encoding mechanosensitive ion channel, which yields MTFNNMLRGWYIYTDQIPHLLLALLVLLVGWLVAKAIGKAVEKALSKTNLDNKLFSNVGRRRYPSEVIVGKIVYYMLLVVVWIIFFNMLHLSLIAEPLVQMVSTLTAAIPNLLKAALILLLAWVVAYLARMAFKKGAAMLHLDQRLAKWNISSSEANTTSTVNSMAQAIFYLVLLLFLPAVLGALQLEGISEPFTHALTTMIGFIPKLFAAALIVFIGWLIAKIVRDILTNFLKSIGTDRLGERVGLMKSAEGANISAMIGNIVFILILIPTIITALEKLDLKGISEPAIAMLQQIVTLIPNIIAAILFILAGVWLGKWIEKMVTQMLWRLRFDNIFHHMGIGSLTPEQSKYSLSQLVGLLAKIIVVLLFTAEALQIVHLHFLVTLATGVIAYLPMLLAAIVILGIGLYLGQLVERMLQNILKQRYSRTLAAIAKYAIFTITLFMALDQLGVAHSIVNAAFVLVLGGLTLAFGLAFGLGGTEFARKYLGKLDEKIEEEN from the coding sequence ATGACATTCAACAATATGCTGAGAGGCTGGTACATATATACCGACCAAATTCCTCATCTGCTGCTGGCGCTTCTTGTATTACTCGTCGGCTGGCTGGTGGCGAAAGCAATTGGTAAGGCAGTCGAAAAGGCTTTATCAAAAACAAACCTCGATAATAAGCTGTTTTCAAATGTTGGAAGAAGAAGATACCCATCAGAAGTAATCGTCGGAAAAATTGTCTACTATATGTTATTGGTGGTCGTCTGGATTATCTTTTTCAACATGCTTCACCTCAGCTTAATTGCCGAACCGCTTGTTCAAATGGTTTCGACATTGACTGCAGCGATTCCTAATCTATTAAAAGCAGCTCTCATTCTCCTATTAGCATGGGTCGTTGCTTACCTAGCAAGAATGGCCTTTAAAAAGGGAGCAGCCATGCTCCATTTAGATCAACGCCTCGCAAAATGGAACATCTCGAGCAGTGAAGCGAATACAACAAGCACGGTGAACAGCATGGCTCAAGCCATCTTCTATCTGGTACTTCTGCTGTTTTTACCGGCGGTATTGGGGGCACTGCAGCTAGAAGGAATTTCAGAACCGTTCACACATGCCTTAACAACGATGATTGGCTTCATTCCGAAGCTATTTGCCGCCGCACTTATTGTGTTTATCGGCTGGCTGATTGCAAAAATCGTCCGCGATATTTTAACCAACTTTTTAAAAAGCATTGGGACAGACCGGCTCGGTGAACGCGTTGGCCTGATGAAATCGGCTGAAGGAGCCAATATTTCCGCGATGATTGGAAATATCGTATTCATCTTGATTTTAATTCCAACCATTATTACCGCATTAGAAAAATTAGACTTAAAAGGCATTTCGGAGCCGGCAATTGCGATGCTTCAGCAAATTGTCACACTGATTCCAAACATCATCGCTGCGATTCTATTCATTTTAGCAGGGGTATGGCTTGGAAAATGGATTGAAAAAATGGTCACGCAAATGCTATGGCGTCTACGATTCGATAATATTTTCCACCACATGGGAATCGGATCCTTAACGCCGGAGCAATCGAAATACAGTCTGTCACAGCTAGTCGGCTTGCTGGCAAAAATCATTGTGGTACTTTTATTTACCGCAGAAGCCTTACAGATTGTTCATTTACACTTCTTAGTTACGTTAGCAACAGGGGTAATCGCATACCTGCCAATGCTGTTAGCGGCAATTGTCATTCTCGGAATTGGCTTATATTTAGGGCAATTAGTGGAGCGCATGCTGCAAAATATCTTAAAACAGCGCTACTCCCGGACCTTGGCGGCGATTGCAAAATATGCGATCTTTACGATTACGCTATTCATGGCATTAGATCAATTGGGTGTTGCCCATTCGATCGTGAATGCAGCCTTCGTCCTCGTCCTTGGCGGACTGACCCTGGCATTTGGTCTGGCATTCGGTCTCGGCGGAACAGAGTTTGCCCGAAAATATTTAGGGAAATTAGACGAGAAAATAGAAGAGGAAAATTGA
- a CDS encoding MDR family MFS transporter, which produces MQVRLWDTNLKVRLIGEGLYNMLFWMYFPFITVYFSEALGSGMAGLLMTVPPIFSMFGSLLGGALTDRLGRRPVMLMGASLQTLMFVMFAVSPSPWMDYAAFIGIGIGGAIYRPASSAMVADLVPAQSLREVFATFTTANNIGAVLGPALGAIFFFHYRQELLWTCAGVLLVYFIAIYFMVHETLPNSAKGTTIKMTGVFKEQWKGYGIIFRDKVFLVYILAGICALIPIMQLDLYLPVFVINHVPTQALFTWNGSPLMLSSKEVFGWLVGFNGLLFVLFVLPVTKWFGKWKERNVFILSSLLSGFGTFFVGLNTNIWYLFFITIIFTFGEMVRSPVTQSFISRYAPDHARGQYMGADSLQYTIGKFLAPLMVFLSGWVPPMGVFSIILAFALISILLYVLLFRMYEEQPALE; this is translated from the coding sequence ATGCAGGTTCGTTTATGGGATACCAATTTGAAGGTGCGGTTAATCGGCGAGGGTCTGTATAACATGTTGTTTTGGATGTATTTCCCGTTTATTACGGTTTATTTTAGTGAGGCGTTGGGCAGCGGGATGGCCGGTCTCTTGATGACGGTCCCACCGATCTTCAGTATGTTTGGGAGTTTGCTAGGGGGAGCTTTAACGGACCGGTTAGGACGGCGGCCCGTCATGCTCATGGGGGCTTCGCTCCAAACGTTGATGTTTGTAATGTTTGCGGTGTCGCCATCCCCTTGGATGGATTACGCCGCCTTTATTGGGATTGGAATTGGTGGTGCCATCTACCGGCCCGCAAGCTCAGCGATGGTGGCCGACCTCGTTCCGGCACAGAGCCTTCGCGAGGTATTCGCCACCTTCACGACGGCCAATAACATTGGGGCGGTGCTTGGACCGGCACTGGGAGCGATATTCTTTTTCCATTACCGTCAGGAGTTGCTGTGGACCTGTGCAGGGGTCCTGCTGGTCTATTTCATCGCCATTTATTTCATGGTTCATGAAACATTGCCCAATTCGGCGAAAGGGACAACGATAAAAATGACCGGAGTATTCAAGGAACAATGGAAGGGATATGGCATTATTTTTCGTGATAAAGTGTTCCTTGTCTACATTTTGGCAGGCATCTGTGCGCTAATTCCAATTATGCAGCTGGATCTCTATTTGCCGGTGTTCGTCATCAATCATGTTCCAACACAAGCGCTATTTACATGGAATGGTTCTCCTTTGATGCTGTCCAGCAAGGAAGTATTTGGCTGGCTCGTCGGATTTAATGGTCTGTTGTTTGTCTTGTTCGTTTTGCCCGTCACGAAATGGTTCGGCAAATGGAAGGAGCGCAATGTCTTCATCCTTTCCTCGCTGCTTTCCGGATTTGGCACCTTTTTCGTCGGATTGAACACGAATATATGGTATTTGTTTTTTATCACCATCATCTTCACCTTTGGCGAAATGGTCCGCTCGCCGGTGACACAGAGCTTCATCAGCCGCTATGCCCCGGACCATGCCAGAGGACAGTACATGGGGGCTGACAGCCTGCAGTACACAATCGGCAAATTTTTGGCACCATTGATGGTGTTCCTGTCGGGGTGGGTGCCGCCAATGGGGGTCTTCAGTATCATTTTAGCATTTGCACTAATCAGTATTTTGTTATATGTTTTGCTATTTAGAATGTACGAGGAGCAGCCGGCTTTAGAGTGA
- the nuoN gene encoding NADH-quinone oxidoreductase subunit NuoN has product MDLKTLTSFNWSVMTPEFIILGVTALLTLLDLFLPKKTDRRILGWIAIAGVAAAIVAVFSLLGTEPTSILEDTFTLDAFGKAFKVILLAGSGLVLFLAISYKAKDGLEEYRGEFYYLFLTALLGAMIMTSSGDLITLFIGLELLSISSYILAGIRKHNLQSNESAMKYVINGSIATAITLFGMSYVYGLTGSTNLFEIATTLAAITDGQQSYLIGLAFLMIFVGLSFKLAAAPFHMWAPDVYQGAPTPVTAFLSVISKTAGFVIVIRILVAVFYNAAPEATGQGILFKMHDYLAVIAAVTMIVGNVVALKQSNIKRMFAYSSIAHAGYILVALTTMSSNMVYSIWFYLLAYMLMNLGAFAIIQVVSEQSGGAKIADFAGLYRRSPILAVLMGILLVSLAGFPGTAGFIGKLNIFVGAFYGTPHYVLASIMIATTVVSYFYYFGVMTQMFFRPATDDRKLNIPFGIVVVLLVAVVGSVLFGIMPNIALDFLNNLK; this is encoded by the coding sequence ATGGATTTAAAGACATTGACATCATTTAACTGGAGTGTCATGACACCAGAGTTCATCATCCTTGGTGTCACCGCACTACTGACATTGTTAGATTTATTTTTGCCGAAAAAAACAGATCGCCGCATCCTTGGGTGGATCGCCATTGCCGGGGTTGCTGCAGCGATCGTTGCAGTATTCAGCCTGCTTGGCACGGAGCCGACGTCGATTTTAGAAGATACCTTCACGCTTGATGCGTTTGGGAAGGCGTTTAAAGTGATCTTGCTTGCCGGCTCGGGGCTGGTCCTGTTTTTAGCCATCAGCTATAAGGCAAAGGATGGACTTGAAGAGTACCGCGGCGAGTTTTATTACTTGTTCTTAACCGCCTTGCTGGGTGCAATGATTATGACGTCAAGCGGCGACTTAATCACGTTATTTATCGGCTTAGAATTGTTATCTATTTCTTCTTATATATTAGCGGGGATCCGCAAGCACAACTTACAATCGAACGAATCCGCGATGAAATACGTCATTAACGGCAGTATTGCCACAGCGATCACTTTGTTTGGGATGAGCTATGTGTACGGCTTAACCGGCTCAACCAACTTATTCGAAATCGCGACTACCTTAGCGGCAATTACCGACGGGCAGCAGTCTTACTTGATCGGCCTTGCGTTCTTGATGATTTTCGTCGGCTTGTCATTCAAATTGGCAGCGGCACCGTTCCACATGTGGGCGCCTGACGTCTACCAAGGAGCGCCGACACCGGTGACGGCTTTCTTAAGTGTCATTTCGAAGACAGCCGGCTTTGTCATCGTCATCCGTATCCTTGTTGCTGTTTTTTACAATGCGGCACCAGAGGCTACTGGACAGGGCATCCTGTTCAAAATGCATGATTATCTTGCGGTTATTGCCGCGGTGACAATGATTGTCGGTAACGTCGTTGCCCTGAAGCAATCGAATATTAAGCGAATGTTCGCGTACTCCAGCATCGCCCATGCCGGGTACATCCTTGTCGCATTGACGACGATGAGTTCGAACATGGTGTATTCCATCTGGTTCTACCTGCTCGCTTACATGTTAATGAACCTTGGCGCATTCGCAATCATCCAAGTGGTATCCGAGCAATCCGGCGGGGCGAAGATTGCAGACTTTGCCGGTCTTTACCGCCGCTCACCGATCCTTGCCGTGCTGATGGGCATCCTGCTTGTTTCCTTAGCGGGCTTCCCGGGCACAGCCGGATTCATTGGCAAATTAAACATCTTTGTCGGCGCCTTTTACGGCACGCCGCACTATGTGCTGGCATCAATCATGATCGCCACCACCGTTGTGTCCTACTTCTATTATTTCGGCGTCATGACGCAAATGTTCTTCCGTCCGGCAACTGATGACCGCAAGCTGAACATTCCATTCGGCATCGTCGTCGTCCTGCTCGTCGCAGTCGTCGGCTCCGTGCTGTTCGGCATCATGCCAAACATAGCGCTGGACTTCTTGAACAATTTGAAGTGA